One window of the Cryptomeria japonica chromosome 7, Sugi_1.0, whole genome shotgun sequence genome contains the following:
- the LOC131053183 gene encoding disease resistance protein RUN1-like, producing the protein MVVNDLIKTFDRVQFEVAKHPVGMDNVKNALIQKLNLNSVTEVIKVGIWGIGGIGKTTVAKAVYNQIYTDFDAASFLFNVGTAATESRGLTNLQKKILKDLSKYGGEVDSIDEGIYLLGYHLRGKSVLLILDDVDAVVQLNALFGGWLGCGSRIIITSRDKHILNVAQISSECIHKMSGLEINESIQLFNWYASPSPEYEELSKRIVEACKGHPLSLEVVGSFLSDKQNDKNCWTEALHNISLNPEIHERLYSSYSALSDEEKEIFLDIACFFIGEEKTLPIVFWKSLYQMVDTAVSNLSMKLLINIDDKGLFDMHDHVRDMGRSIAEKEKKGTRIWEDACLSTISNSTNFSRLRLNGGNLQRLEMLYRPSLSYLHLENVHVECMTRETLARLPPSLRWLRLEKCHFAFGMNSNYSGFVNNIWLSLGKCQFAFGMDTARKKPRYSRFVDNMQLKTMQIHACEGIDSVSISSLFSLANIQLQHLELDLESYSGPNNLPDTIGILSQLQHLGLRGYARLNNLPDVIGNLSELKYLDLGLCGQIKNLPDTIGNLSGLQHLNMEWCDGLNNLPDTIGNLVQLQYLKLERCENLDNLPDSIGKLSQLQHLNLEGCMSLNNLPNTIGNLSQLQHLNLKGCKSLFNLPHTIDNLSKLQYLNLKGCLHLNKLPNNIGNLSQLQYLNIKRCESLNKLPNSITNLSQLQYFNLKGCVRLDNLHDIGNLSQLTQLQDIGY; encoded by the coding sequence ATGGTAGTGAATGACCTGATCAAGACATTCGACAGAGTGCAGTTTGAAGTTGCCAAGCATCCAGTGGGAATGGACAACGTCAAGAATGCTCTCATTCAGAAATTAAACCTCAACTCAGTGACAGAGGTGATTAAAGTTGGAATCTGGGGTATCGGTGGTATTGGCAAGACCACTGTTGCCAAGGCCGTGTACAATCAGATTTATACTGATTTTGATGCTGCTTCATTTTTATTTAATGTGGGCACTGCTGCTACAGAGTCCAGGGGCCTTACAAATTTGCAGAAAAAAATTCTCAAAGATTTATCCAAATATGGTGGAGAGGTGGACAGTATTGATGAAGGCATATATCTGTTGGGATATCATTTGAGAGGAAAATCTGTGCTGCTCATTTTAGATGATGTGGATGCTGTTGTACAATTGAATGCTTTGTTTGGGGGTTGGCTGGGCTGTGGCAGCAGAATTATTATAACTTCTAGAGACAAACACATTCTCAATGTTGCCCAGATCTCATCCGAATGCATCCACAAGATGAGTGGATTAGAGATAAATGAAAGCATCCAGTTATTTAATTGGTATGCATCTCCAAGTCCTGAGTACGAAGAACTATCTAAAAGAATAGTAGAAGCTTGTAAGGGACATCCTCTTTCATTGGAAGTGGTTGGATCCTTCTTGTCTGATAAACAGAATGATAAGAATTGCTGGACAGAAGCCCTTCACAACATTTCCCTCAACCCAGAAATTCATGAAAGACTCTACAGCAGTTATAGTGCTCTcagtgatgaagaaaaagaaatattcCTAGACATCGCTTGCTTCTTCATTGGAGAAGAAAAAACATTGCCAATTGTTTTCTGGAAATCGTTGTACCAGATGGTAGACACTGCTGTATCTAATCTTTCAATGAAATTACTAATAAATATTGACGACAAAGGCTTATTTGATATGCATGACCATGTCCGAGATATGGGGAGAAGTAttgcagaaaaagaaaaaaaaggtacCCGAATATGGGAGGACGCCTGCTTAAGTACTATATCCAACAGCACCAATTTCTCTCGCCTTCGACTCAATGGGGGTAATCTGCAAAGGCTGGAAATGCTGTACAGACCTTCTCTTTCGTATCTTCACTTGGAGAATGTGCATGTTGAATGCATGACAAGGGAAACGCTAGCCAGGCTTCCTCCCAGTTTGAGATGGTTAAGGTTGGAAAAGTGTCACTTTGCATTTGGAATGAATAGTAATTACTCCGGATTTGTGAATAACATATGGTTAAGCTTGGGAAAGTGCCAATTTGCTTTTGGGATGGATACAGCAAGAAAGAAGCCACGCTACTCTAGATTTGTGGATAACATGCAGTTGAAGACTATGCAAATACACGCCTGCGAAGGCATTGACAGCGTTTCAATCTCCTCCTTATTTTCACTTGCTAATATACAACTCCAGCACTTGGAGTTGGATTTGGAAAGTTATTCGGGTCCAAATAACCTGCCTGATACCATTGGTATCCTGTCACAGTTGCAGCACTTGGGCTTGAGAGGGTATGCGAGGTTAAATAACCTTCCTGATGTCATTGGCAATCTATCAGAATTGAAGTACTTGGACTTGGGACTGTGTGGCCAAATAAAAAACCTTCCTGATACCATTGGCAACCTGTCAGGGTTGCAGCACTTGAACATGGAATGGTGTGATGGATTAAATAACCTTCCTGATACTATTGGCAATTTGGTACAGTTGCAATACTTAAAATTGGAAAGGTGTGAAAACTTAGATAACCTCCCTGACAGCATTGGCAAACTATCCCAGCTGCAGCACTTGAACTTGGAAGGGTGTATGAGCCTAAATAATCTCCCCAATACAATTGGCAATCTGTCACAGCTGCAACACTTGAACTTAAAAGGATGTAAAAGTTTATTTAACCTTCCTCATACCATTGACAACCTGTCAAAGCTGCAGTACTTGAACTTAAAAGGGTGTTTGCATCTAAATAAACTTCCTAATAATATTGGAAATCTGTCACAGTTACAGTATTTGAACATAAAAAGATGTGAAAGCTTAAATAAGCTTCCTAATTCCATTACCAATCTGTCACAGCTCCAGTACTTCAATTTGAAAGGGTGTGTACGCTTAGATAACCTTCATGATATTGGCAACTTGTCACAGCTGACTCAGCTGCAAGACATTGGTTATTGA